The following DNA comes from Methylophilus sp. 5.
ATTTCCTGCCTGGCTCACCTAGACAGAGAGATATTTGTGCTTGGCCGTCCATCGTGTTTAGCAAAGTCGCTAACTCGATTCGGGGAATAGCCTGCTATCGACTTCCAAAATGTTGTATTGAATATGTACATACACAACGTATTGATCCTAGCAGTGTTGGCGTGGCCAAGCAGCGCCGTAATTAACTACAGGAAAGCAGTATTTATGAAAAAGAAAAATCCAATTGTCGTAGCCCCTCGTTTGTCGATATTGAACGTGGCTATTGGCTTGGCCTTATGTTCCGGGGCTTGGGCAGAGGAAGTCCAGCAGTTGCCAGAAATTAAAGTCATTGGCGAAAGATTGCCTGCATTTGGTGTTTTATTAACTGACGAAACTTTGAATGCACGACGTTTTGCTACTAATGACACGAGTACATTATTGGAGGGCATCCCAGGCGTCAGCTTTTATACCGGTGGAGGGGTGTCAAGTTTGCCTGTGATCAATGGCTTGGCCGATGACCGTTTAAAAGTCACAGTTGATGGCATGAGCATTACATCGGCATGTCCAAACCACATGAATCCTGCATTATCGTACATCGACCCAGCCGCAGTAGGCCAAATAAACGTATATGCAGGGATTGTGCCTGTTAGCCAAGGCGGGGATTCTATTGGTGGAGCGATAGCCGTTAAGTCTGCACCACCTGTGTTTGCGAAAACTGGCGAAGGTATTAAAACGTCCGGGAATGTCACTGCCTTTCATCGCAGCAATGGGAGCGTGAATGGCGTAAGTGTTCAGGCAAATGCTGCCACCGAAAATTTTAGCATTGGGTATGTAGGCAATACGGTTGATGCCGGTAATTACAATGATGGCAATGGCAATAAGGTTGTAGCCAGTCGTTATAAGGTACGAAATAACACATTGAAATTTGCAGCTGCTTCAGGTTCAGATCTCTGGACCGTAGCGCTTGGCTGGCAAGATATCCCCTTACAAGGCTACCCTAATCAAGCGATGGATATGACATACAACAAGAGCATGTCTATCAATGTTGGTTACAGCGGAAATTTTGATTGGGGGATTCTGGAAGCGCGTGCTTTCCGCCAGCGTGTACGCCATAAGATGGACGTATTGTCAGACAAAGCTGCGGCGGCGGGCTTTGCCGTTGCTGATTCGTATATGCCAATGGACACCGATGCTGTTGATCTTGGCTACTCAATTATGGGTACAACACCGTTAAATGAAAATCAAACGGCCCGCTTAGGCCATGAGTTCCATCGCTATAGCTTGGATGACTGGTGGCCTCCATTGGCTGGGTCTACGGCGATGGGGCCTAATACTTTTTGGAATGTCAACGGGGGTAGACGTGATCGGTTGGCATTGTTCTCTGAGTTGGATACCAAAGTCAGTAACAAGTTATCCACGCAAGTTGGTGCTCGTGTTGAGAAAGTCACTATGAATACAGGTGATGTTCAAGGGTATTACGACGCTAGCGCACCTTTTGGCGATGCCTATGAAACGGATGCGGCTGCATTTAATGCCAGAGAGCACAAACGGAGAGACTTGAATTGGGACCTGACCGCCTCAGCGCGTTATGTGAATAACTCAAACGAAACCTACGATATTGGATTCTCACGCAAGACCCGTTCACCTAACCTACATGAACGCTATACATGGTCAAGCGAAGCGATGATGGCAGGCCTGATGAATAACTGGTTTGGAGACCTAAACTCGTATGTCGGCAACTTGGATCTCAAACCAGAGGTAGCTTATAGCATTAAAGCGGGCGCTGATTGGCATGACGCGGAACGCCAGAATTGGCAGTTGAGAGTAACCCCTTTCTATACTTACGTGAAAGACTATATCAACGCCACGGCAAACACCTCATCCAATCCGTTCAACATGAGTGGGCTGTTAGGGCGCCAGTCTCTGACATTCACGAATGAAGATGCCCAACTTTACGGCGTCGATGTTTCCGGCAAGAAGCTTCTTGGTCAAGCCTATGGTGAGTGGACAGTGCGTGCGGCGTTAAGCTACACCCGTGGTAGAACGACCAGTGGTGACAACCTCTATAACATCATGCCTTTGAACACACGTTTGGCGATTGATCATAGCCTAGGTGCATGGTCGAACACGTTTGAGGCCGTTACCGTTAGTGCCAAGGATCATTTGAGTGCTATTCGTGCTGAGCAAGCCACAGAAGGCTATGGCATTGCAAACTACCGCACAACCTACAAGCTAAACAAAACAATCAGGTTGGATGCCAGTATAGATAATGTATTTGATCGTCAGTACAACTTGCCATTGGGCGGTTTGGAATATGTCAGCGGCAACATGACAAATGCTCCTAAGCCTGTACGTGCGATGGGACGTTCAGTGAACGTTGGTGTATCAGTCAGCTTTTAAGAGATAACACATTT
Coding sequences within:
- a CDS encoding TonB-dependent siderophore receptor codes for the protein MKKKNPIVVAPRLSILNVAIGLALCSGAWAEEVQQLPEIKVIGERLPAFGVLLTDETLNARRFATNDTSTLLEGIPGVSFYTGGGVSSLPVINGLADDRLKVTVDGMSITSACPNHMNPALSYIDPAAVGQINVYAGIVPVSQGGDSIGGAIAVKSAPPVFAKTGEGIKTSGNVTAFHRSNGSVNGVSVQANAATENFSIGYVGNTVDAGNYNDGNGNKVVASRYKVRNNTLKFAAASGSDLWTVALGWQDIPLQGYPNQAMDMTYNKSMSINVGYSGNFDWGILEARAFRQRVRHKMDVLSDKAAAAGFAVADSYMPMDTDAVDLGYSIMGTTPLNENQTARLGHEFHRYSLDDWWPPLAGSTAMGPNTFWNVNGGRRDRLALFSELDTKVSNKLSTQVGARVEKVTMNTGDVQGYYDASAPFGDAYETDAAAFNAREHKRRDLNWDLTASARYVNNSNETYDIGFSRKTRSPNLHERYTWSSEAMMAGLMNNWFGDLNSYVGNLDLKPEVAYSIKAGADWHDAERQNWQLRVTPFYTYVKDYINATANTSSNPFNMSGLLGRQSLTFTNEDAQLYGVDVSGKKLLGQAYGEWTVRAALSYTRGRTTSGDNLYNIMPLNTRLAIDHSLGAWSNTFEAVTVSAKDHLSAIRAEQATEGYGIANYRTTYKLNKTIRLDASIDNVFDRQYNLPLGGLEYVSGNMTNAPKPVRAMGRSVNVGVSVSF